The following proteins are encoded in a genomic region of Desulfobotulus mexicanus:
- a CDS encoding DEAD/DEAH box helicase, protein MTFSELNLHPLILDALNSQNFSEPSPIQKAAIPPLMENPLQDALILAATGTGKTAAYGLPMIHHLNSTGEKNTLRGLVIVPTRELCIQVGESLAAFSSRIPGFSVCIVYGGSSISLQARALSKKPSILVATPGRLLDLVMRKDARLSGIERLVLDEGDELLTPGFLEDIRKIQSYLPENHTRHMVSATLPDSIRSEVFSLLRNPAVIKAEDSPEAPDRLEHICHCMRERHRFPALLRVLQAHPGARALIFCRTRKESQELTERLTASGMPAEALHGDLSQAQRETTVNRFRADRFRLLVATNVAARGIDLPGLPLVIHYRLPEVSETYTHRSGRTARAGHSGIAVALISPEERGRMAGIARRTGLAFIPTPLPDAREIQDCQLSHLAETIKNSKAMDESLIAEAEKHMATCSREDLIRSLLAVHAPSLAGLSQTQEKLDAPMNSARPVTGGGRPFQKNHPAQSRSNALCRCFVNAGTLDGLTPASMTRFIAKNAGIQAGRIRKIDMRREFSFVDVEPDVAAILKKNVCDIPLGTRSVSVKALAPRKNARPDYRKQSA, encoded by the coding sequence ATGACATTTTCAGAACTTAATCTCCACCCCCTGATCCTCGACGCCCTAAATTCACAGAACTTCAGCGAACCCAGCCCCATACAGAAAGCCGCCATTCCACCGCTAATGGAAAATCCTTTACAGGATGCCCTTATTCTGGCGGCAACGGGAACGGGCAAAACTGCTGCCTATGGACTGCCAATGATTCACCATCTCAACAGCACCGGAGAAAAAAATACCCTCCGCGGCCTAGTCATTGTCCCCACACGGGAACTCTGCATACAGGTGGGAGAATCTCTGGCTGCTTTTTCTTCCCGCATACCCGGCTTTTCCGTATGCATAGTCTACGGCGGTTCCAGCATCAGTCTTCAGGCCCGCGCTTTATCCAAAAAACCTTCCATACTTGTGGCCACACCCGGAAGACTGCTGGACCTTGTCATGCGCAAGGATGCCAGACTATCCGGCATAGAAAGACTGGTACTTGATGAAGGCGATGAACTGCTGACCCCCGGCTTCCTTGAAGATATCCGGAAAATCCAGAGCTATCTTCCGGAAAACCATACCCGTCACATGGTATCAGCCACACTGCCTGATTCAATCCGCTCAGAGGTTTTCTCTCTCCTGAGAAACCCTGCCGTCATCAAAGCAGAAGACAGCCCGGAAGCTCCGGACAGACTGGAGCATATCTGCCACTGCATGCGGGAACGCCATCGTTTTCCTGCCCTGCTCCGGGTACTTCAGGCCCATCCCGGTGCCCGCGCACTGATCTTCTGCCGCACCCGTAAAGAATCCCAGGAACTGACGGAACGCCTTACGGCATCCGGCATGCCAGCAGAAGCCCTCCACGGAGACCTTTCCCAGGCACAGAGGGAAACCACTGTCAACCGCTTCCGCGCCGACCGTTTCCGGCTTCTGGTCGCCACCAACGTCGCCGCCCGTGGCATTGACCTTCCGGGACTGCCCCTGGTCATCCACTACAGGCTGCCCGAAGTTTCAGAAACCTATACCCACAGATCCGGCAGAACAGCCAGAGCCGGGCACAGCGGCATTGCCGTTGCCCTGATCTCACCTGAGGAACGTGGTCGCATGGCGGGTATTGCAAGAAGGACAGGCCTTGCCTTTATCCCCACCCCCCTGCCCGACGCCAGAGAAATTCAGGATTGTCAGCTTTCCCACCTTGCGGAAACCATTAAAAACAGCAAGGCCATGGATGAGAGCCTGATTGCCGAAGCAGAAAAACATATGGCCACATGCTCCAGAGAAGATCTGATCCGCTCTCTGCTTGCCGTCCACGCCCCTTCCCTTGCCGGTCTTTCACAGACACAAGAGAAACTGGATGCGCCAATGAATTCTGCAAGGCCAGTCACTGGTGGTGGCCGTCCCTTCCAGAAAAATCATCCAGCTCAGTCACGGAGCAATGCCCTTTGCCGCTGCTTTGTCAATGCCGGTACCCTGGACGGACTGACCCCTGCATCCATGACCCGTTTTATCGCTAAAAATGCAGGGATTCAGGCAGGCCGTATCCGTAAAATTGACATGCGCCGGGAATTTTCCTTTGTGGATGTGGAGCCCGATGTGGCAGCGATTCTTAAAAAAAATGTCTGCGATATCCCCTTGGGCACTCGCAGCGTTTCCGTAAAAGCCCTTGCACCTCGCAAAAATGCCCGGCCTGATTACAGAAAACAAAGTGCATAA